From the Pseudarthrobacter sp. MM222 genome, one window contains:
- a CDS encoding fibronectin type III domain-containing protein, with protein MQTAKHEPGEPRFRVPRNARTGIIATVSTVICATSLFAIPAASAAVPNFPDNLVVFPDRDFVTIEGYQDHIGETATVEVRRSGAGVIGSAKGVVQAGDVAFEINHPGGYCWGAGTGLNVTPDIRPGDTVSIKFGATDGGETKVQDLYVTGDSVRNGNTLTVKGHIGSGVNRAQLEQRIIEPALKDTAVGRRDVRALPGPLTPAPRGGYQSSLEFDTDGSETFTATYVFDNAAAAEIADSAGGERAMSWEAEDSDANRQGLTIAEFGEAGGPGMGGCPNGPLQSGPAGPTDVLAAKVPGGLKLTWTPAKAVPGTPAITGYRATAVAQTVHSNEQMEIGKRITGQSAAGTTITGLDANESYDVYVVAESSTGPTFPAIHAIPQTDMTPPTVTASSNGGTFSKAQKVTLTANEAGSDIYYTTDGTDPFIAGGTTDAATRYTAPLDVATTTTLTFAAIDPSGNVSESTTATFTITDDPVPSAPAFSGVPTAGLATASLSWTAPDPGSPELSITGYTVQAYSADGAAFGAPKTVAGDVTNLSYDGLTVDGAYYFTVNATNKYGTGLDSAKSETVTIQGAVVANAGTDQTVARRTTATTVTLDGSKSTVAGATYTWEQVLAGPTDPDKVTLTGGTTLTPTFVLPLYNYPMTNKPLMFRLTVTAGTTVRSDEVKVSPAPDKVTIALAQWKTGDLRVEGTGTVVGSIVSVRAGGPGGRVLGQVAVTAAAPPAIGGVWSLRLRNAAAGTSNPGTLWIESTVGGAAGPTLTVNK; from the coding sequence ATGCAAACTGCAAAACACGAACCAGGAGAACCCCGCTTCCGCGTCCCCCGCAATGCCCGGACCGGAATCATCGCCACTGTCTCAACCGTCATTTGTGCCACTTCTCTTTTCGCCATTCCCGCGGCCAGCGCAGCGGTTCCCAATTTTCCTGACAACCTCGTCGTCTTTCCCGACCGCGACTTCGTCACGATTGAGGGCTATCAGGACCACATCGGTGAAACGGCTACCGTGGAGGTTCGCCGCTCCGGGGCCGGTGTCATCGGCTCGGCCAAGGGCGTGGTCCAGGCCGGGGACGTGGCCTTCGAAATCAACCACCCCGGCGGCTACTGCTGGGGTGCGGGAACGGGGCTGAATGTCACCCCCGATATCCGGCCGGGCGACACCGTCTCCATCAAGTTCGGCGCCACGGATGGTGGCGAAACCAAAGTGCAGGACCTGTACGTCACCGGGGACTCCGTCCGGAACGGCAACACCTTGACGGTCAAGGGGCACATTGGCAGCGGCGTCAACCGGGCACAGCTGGAACAGCGCATCATCGAGCCAGCCCTGAAGGATACTGCTGTCGGGCGGCGGGACGTCCGGGCTCTTCCGGGACCCCTGACCCCGGCACCCAGGGGCGGCTACCAGTCGAGCCTGGAATTCGACACCGACGGCTCCGAGACCTTCACCGCGACGTATGTCTTTGACAATGCCGCGGCTGCCGAGATCGCAGATAGTGCCGGCGGTGAACGCGCCATGTCCTGGGAAGCGGAGGACTCGGACGCCAACCGCCAGGGCCTGACCATCGCCGAGTTCGGCGAAGCCGGCGGCCCCGGCATGGGTGGCTGCCCCAACGGACCGCTGCAGTCAGGACCTGCAGGTCCCACCGACGTGCTGGCGGCCAAGGTACCCGGCGGACTGAAACTGACGTGGACGCCGGCCAAGGCCGTGCCGGGCACGCCCGCCATCACCGGCTACCGCGCCACCGCGGTAGCCCAGACCGTTCACAGCAACGAGCAGATGGAAATCGGCAAGCGGATCACCGGCCAGTCGGCCGCGGGCACCACCATCACGGGCCTGGACGCCAATGAAAGCTACGACGTTTACGTCGTGGCCGAAAGCAGCACCGGCCCAACCTTCCCCGCCATTCACGCCATCCCGCAGACGGATATGACACCCCCGACCGTGACGGCATCCTCCAACGGGGGCACTTTTTCCAAGGCGCAAAAAGTCACGCTGACGGCCAACGAGGCGGGCAGTGACATCTACTACACCACCGACGGAACAGACCCGTTCATTGCGGGCGGAACCACCGACGCCGCCACGCGCTACACAGCGCCGCTGGACGTCGCCACAACCACAACGCTGACCTTCGCCGCCATCGATCCCTCCGGAAACGTCTCCGAGAGCACAACGGCCACGTTCACGATCACCGATGACCCCGTCCCGTCGGCCCCGGCCTTCTCCGGCGTACCGACCGCAGGCCTGGCCACGGCATCCCTGTCCTGGACCGCCCCGGACCCCGGATCGCCGGAACTGAGCATCACCGGCTACACAGTCCAGGCCTACAGCGCCGACGGCGCAGCTTTCGGCGCGCCGAAGACGGTGGCCGGCGACGTCACCAACCTCTCTTACGACGGCCTCACCGTTGACGGTGCGTACTACTTCACCGTCAATGCAACCAATAAGTACGGCACCGGTCTCGACTCGGCCAAGAGCGAGACGGTAACCATCCAGGGCGCCGTGGTAGCGAACGCTGGAACCGACCAGACCGTCGCACGGCGCACCACCGCAACAACGGTCACCCTGGACGGCAGCAAATCCACCGTGGCCGGCGCTACCTACACGTGGGAGCAGGTCCTGGCCGGCCCCACCGATCCGGACAAGGTCACGCTGACCGGAGGAACCACCCTGACGCCGACGTTTGTCCTGCCGCTCTACAACTACCCCATGACCAACAAGCCGCTCATGTTCAGGCTGACCGTCACTGCAGGCACAACCGTGCGCAGCGATGAGGTCAAGGTGTCGCCGGCTCCGGACAAGGTCACTATCGCCCTTGCCCAATGGAAGACGGGCGACCTTCGGGTGGAAGGCACCGGCACAGTCGTCGGCAGCATCGTCAGCGTCCGTGCAGGCGGCCCTGGCGGCCGCGTGTTGGGTCAGGTAGCCGTCACCGCAGCGGCGCCGCCGGCCATCGGTGGGGTCTGGTCCCTGAGGCTGAGGAACGCCGCGGCCGGCACCAGCAACCCGGGCACGCTCTGGATCGAGTCCACCGTGGGAGGCGCCGCCGGGCCTACGCTCACGGTCAATAAATAG
- a CDS encoding M20/M25/M40 family metallo-hydrolase, translating into MTEIRPEDEVVRICQELIRIDTSNYGDGTGPGERAAAEYTAGLMTEVGLEAEIFESAPGRASVVTRMAGEDSSASALVVHGHLDVVPALRDQWSVDPFGAELKDGLIWGRGAVDMKDMDAMILAVLRSFARTGRKPKRDLIFAFFADEEAGGKYGAHYAVDKRPDIFTGATEAISEVGGFSATIGGQRTYLLQTAEKGLSWLRLVAHGRAGHGSQINTDNAVTRLAGAVSRIGEYQWPVELTPTTRQFLDGVTELTGVEFDPDDPDKILKELGTVARFVGATLQNTTNPTLLKGGYKHNVIPESAEALVDCRTLPGQEQQVLEIVRELAGTGVDVSYVHNDVSLEVPFAGNLVDSMIDALHSEDPGAKVLPYTLSGGTDNKALSRLGITGYGFAPLQLPDDLDFTGMFHGVDERVPAESLKFGARVLDTLLTNY; encoded by the coding sequence ATGACTGAAATCCGGCCCGAGGACGAAGTTGTTCGGATCTGCCAGGAACTCATCCGGATCGACACCTCCAACTACGGCGACGGAACAGGTCCGGGGGAGCGCGCGGCGGCTGAATACACCGCAGGGCTGATGACCGAGGTAGGGCTGGAGGCCGAAATCTTCGAGTCCGCTCCCGGCCGCGCCAGCGTGGTGACGAGGATGGCGGGGGAGGACTCATCCGCCAGCGCCCTCGTGGTGCACGGGCACCTGGACGTGGTTCCGGCGCTTCGTGACCAGTGGTCCGTTGACCCCTTCGGCGCCGAACTCAAGGATGGCCTGATCTGGGGCCGCGGCGCCGTCGACATGAAGGACATGGACGCCATGATCCTTGCGGTGCTGCGCAGCTTCGCCCGCACCGGCCGCAAGCCCAAGCGGGACCTGATCTTCGCGTTCTTCGCCGACGAGGAAGCCGGCGGCAAATACGGTGCCCACTACGCCGTTGACAAGCGGCCGGACATCTTCACGGGCGCCACTGAGGCCATCTCCGAAGTCGGCGGCTTTTCTGCCACCATCGGCGGCCAGCGCACCTACCTGCTGCAGACCGCCGAGAAGGGCCTCTCCTGGCTCCGCCTCGTGGCCCACGGCCGAGCCGGCCATGGCTCGCAGATCAACACGGACAACGCCGTGACCCGGCTCGCCGGCGCCGTCTCACGGATCGGCGAATACCAGTGGCCCGTGGAACTGACCCCCACTACCCGGCAGTTCCTGGACGGCGTGACTGAACTCACAGGCGTGGAGTTCGACCCCGATGACCCGGACAAGATCCTGAAGGAACTCGGCACTGTCGCCCGCTTCGTCGGCGCGACACTGCAAAACACGACCAACCCCACCCTGCTCAAAGGCGGCTACAAGCACAACGTGATCCCCGAATCGGCCGAGGCCCTCGTGGACTGCCGGACCCTGCCGGGCCAGGAACAGCAGGTCCTCGAAATCGTCCGCGAACTGGCCGGGACCGGCGTCGACGTCAGCTACGTCCACAACGACGTCTCCCTGGAGGTCCCGTTTGCCGGCAACCTCGTCGACTCGATGATCGATGCCCTGCACTCCGAGGACCCCGGCGCCAAGGTCCTGCCCTACACGCTCTCCGGCGGCACCGACAATAAGGCCCTGAGCCGGCTCGGCATCACCGGCTACGGCTTCGCCCCGCTCCAGCTGCCGGACGACCTCGACTTCACCGGAATGTTCCACGGCGTCGACGAGCGCGTCCCCGCCGAGTCCCTGAAGTTCGGCGCCCGGGTGCTGGACACGCTGCTGACCAACTACTGA
- a CDS encoding acyl-CoA dehydrogenase family protein, with amino-acid sequence MNPADILPDSLLDRIRSRAAGYDRENAFFQEDLEELAAAGYLKIFVPVSDGGLGLGLAAAAQLQRRLATAAPATALAINMHLVWTGVAHVLAARGDSSLEFVLREAAQGEIFAFGNSEAGNDSVLFDSRTAAIPQADGGYSFTGRKIFTSLSPAWTRLGIFGKDAAARDGEGELVHGFITRDTPGYEILDDWDTLGMRASQSNTTVLDGAVVPADRIFRKLPVGPNADPLIFAIFACFETLLAAVYTGIGERALLLGVEAVKRRTSLKNGGRSYAQDPDIRWKVAEAAMAMDALYPQLSRVAADVDELAEHGSQWFPQLVGVKVRATETARTVVDLAIRVSGGSSYFRGSELERLYRDVLAGMFHPSDDESAHNTVANAWLGPLETV; translated from the coding sequence ATGAACCCTGCCGACATCCTGCCCGACTCCCTGCTGGACCGGATCCGGAGCCGCGCCGCAGGCTACGACCGCGAGAATGCGTTCTTCCAGGAGGACCTGGAGGAGCTCGCCGCGGCGGGCTACCTGAAGATCTTTGTTCCGGTCTCCGACGGCGGGCTGGGACTGGGACTCGCGGCGGCGGCACAACTCCAGCGCCGGCTTGCAACGGCGGCCCCTGCCACGGCACTGGCGATCAACATGCACCTGGTCTGGACCGGCGTGGCGCACGTCCTCGCGGCCCGGGGGGATTCCTCCCTTGAGTTCGTCCTCCGGGAAGCGGCGCAGGGCGAGATCTTCGCCTTCGGAAACTCCGAAGCGGGCAACGACTCGGTGCTGTTCGACTCCCGCACCGCAGCAATCCCGCAAGCGGATGGCGGCTACTCCTTCACCGGCCGCAAGATCTTCACGAGCCTCTCGCCGGCCTGGACCCGGCTCGGAATCTTTGGCAAGGACGCGGCAGCCCGGGACGGCGAAGGGGAACTGGTCCACGGCTTCATCACGAGGGACACGCCCGGCTACGAGATCCTGGACGACTGGGACACCCTGGGCATGCGGGCCAGCCAGTCCAACACCACGGTGCTGGACGGCGCCGTCGTCCCGGCGGACCGGATCTTCCGGAAGCTGCCGGTCGGCCCCAACGCGGATCCGCTGATCTTTGCGATTTTCGCCTGCTTCGAGACACTGCTCGCCGCCGTCTACACCGGCATCGGCGAACGTGCGCTCCTGCTCGGCGTCGAGGCGGTCAAGCGCCGGACCTCGCTCAAGAACGGCGGGCGCAGTTACGCCCAGGACCCGGACATCCGCTGGAAAGTGGCCGAGGCGGCGATGGCCATGGACGCGCTGTATCCGCAGCTGTCGCGGGTAGCCGCGGATGTGGACGAACTCGCCGAGCACGGCAGCCAGTGGTTCCCGCAGTTGGTGGGAGTCAAGGTACGGGCAACGGAAACGGCGCGCACCGTGGTGGACCTGGCCATCCGGGTCTCCGGCGGTTCAAGCTACTTCCGCGGTTCAGAACTCGAGCGGCTGTACCGTGACGTGCTGGCAGGCATGTTCCACCCCTCCGACGACGAGTCGGCGCACAACACGGTGGCGAACGCCTGGCTGGGACCGCTGGAAACGGTGTAG
- a CDS encoding DUF5703 family protein → MKEHFLSSSVRRERDYLRQYEYLVLTVSPEDSLVEARRRLVEHSEYGKWELERSVLYLGGGRRFWLRRKVVQVQRTV, encoded by the coding sequence ATGAAGGAACATTTTCTGAGCAGTTCGGTCCGGCGGGAACGGGACTACCTGAGGCAGTACGAGTACCTCGTACTGACGGTAAGTCCTGAAGATTCCCTTGTCGAAGCACGACGCCGCCTCGTGGAGCATTCCGAGTACGGCAAGTGGGAACTGGAGCGCAGCGTCCTTTATCTGGGCGGCGGACGGCGCTTCTGGCTGCGGCGCAAGGTCGTCCAGGTCCAGCGGACCGTCTGA